The Coffea eugenioides isolate CCC68of chromosome 8, Ceug_1.0, whole genome shotgun sequence genome has a segment encoding these proteins:
- the LOC113780649 gene encoding uncharacterized protein LOC113780649, with amino-acid sequence MDNSWNNWGSSSNNADDDDDDWQLIQWATIILFNPVAERLAGYILPLPCRNSMLSGRAYVAEVINGHPARVLENCRITVDSFMRLCDILVSGGYVPQNPQKRVLIEEAVCMTLVMLSHNHRMRCLAERFQHSPETICQNIHEVLRGLCELGKILIRPRGQNEVHPKIYTDRRFAQWFTNAVGALDGTHVPAHPPPGQQTAYTNRHGQATQNVLAICDFDMRFSYIYAGWEGSAHDARVLDGALTGPTHFPMPPPGKYYLVDSAYRNVPGFLAPYRGTPRQPAQGRRGCSSPKQLFNTHHSSLRNVIERCFGVLKRRFTILRGPVPNFYMSTQINVVIACCTLHNFIRDELPDDDIFNDHEQEMDIEGEGGVPPMPEIQPLSASQEEVNEWHEMRDAMANGMWNAYRSARRR; translated from the exons ATGGATAACAGTTGGAATAATTGGGGATCGTCTTCGAATAATGCTGATGATGATGACGACGACTGGCAACTCATCCAATGGGCGACGATTATTCTATTCAACCCTGTGGCTGAACGTCTAGCAGGATATATATTGCCTCTACCGTGCAGAAATAGCATGTTATCTGGCCGGGCGTATGTGGCCGAAGTGATTAATGGTCATCCTGCAAGAGTACTTGAGAACTGTAGAATAACGGTGGATAGCTTCATGCGCTTATGTGACATTCTTGTGAGTGGAGGATATGTACCGCAAAATCCCCAGAAAAGAGTCCTCATAGAGGAAGCAGTGTGCATGACATTAGTTATGTTAAGCCACAATCATCGAATGCGGTGCCTGGCTGAACGATTCCAACATTCCCCGGAGACCATCTGCCAAAACATTCATGAGGTGTTACGGGGGCTTTGTGAGTTGGGAAAAATTCTCATTCGTCCAAGAGGACAGAACGAAGTGCATCCTAAGATTTACACTGATCGGAGATTTGCCCAGTGGTTTACG AATGCTGTAGGTGCATTAGATGGTACACATGTTCCAGCACATCCGCCACCTGGACAGCAAACGGCGTACACGAATAGGCATGGACAAGCAACTCAAAATGTACTAGCCATTTGTGATTTTGATATGCGCTTTTCATATATTTATGCTGGTTGGGAAGGAAGCGCCCATGATGCACGTGTCTTGGACGGAGCACTAACAGGACCTACACATTTTCCGATGCCCCCTCCAG GAAAATACTACCTTGTGGACTCGGCATATAGAAATGTTCCTGGATTTCTTGCACCTTATCGTGGAACACCTCGACAACCTGCACAGGGTCGGCGTGGGTGTTCCTCCCCGAAGCAACTTTTCAATACTCATCACTCATCACTTAGAAATGTAATTGAGAGATGCTTTGGGGTGCTTAAAAGGAGATTCACCATCCTACGCGGTCCTGTACCTAATTTTTATATGAGTACACAAATAAATGTGGTGATAGCTTGCTGCACTCTACACAATTTCATACGGGACGAATTACCAGATGATGACATATTCAATGATCATGAGCAAGAGATGGATATCGAAGGAGAAGGTGGGGTCCCACCAATGCCAGAAATTCAACCCCTAAGTGCCTCGCAAGAAGAGGTCAATGAATGGCATGAAATGAGAGATGCAATGGCAAATGGAATGTGGAATGCGTATCGGAGTGCGAGGCGAAGGTGA
- the LOC113779941 gene encoding cytochrome b-c1 complex subunit 7-like, translating into MASLARWLVDPKRNPLAAIHKKALDRRLRKYGLRYDDLYDPMYDLDIKEALNRLPRPIVDARNQRLKRAMDLSLKHQYLPEDLQVQQTPFRSYLQEMLALVKRERAEREALGAQPLYQRTLP; encoded by the exons ATGGCGTCGCTCGCACGGTGGCTGGTAGACCCAAAGAGGAATCCTCTCGCCGCTATCCACAAGAAAGCTCTTGACCGCCGTCTTCGGAAATATG GGCTTCGATACGATGATTTGTATGATCCGATGTACGATCTGGACATCAAGGAAGCTCTGAATCGTCTTCCGAGACCGATCGTTGACGCCAGAAATCAACGCCTCAAACGCGCTATGGACCTCTCCCTGAAGCATCAGTATCTCCCTGAAGATCTCCAg GTACAGCAGACACCATTTAGAAGCTATCTGCAGGAAATGCTAGCCCTT GTAAAGAGGGAGAGAGCAGAACGTGAAGCTCTTGGTGCTCAGCCTCTTTATCAGCGCACTTTACCGTGA
- the LOC113781366 gene encoding ferruginol synthase-like, giving the protein MLMDTIVSYLVLYFVIWACFYLLTSNLRSRKSATRLPPGPYSFPIIGNLLQVGQNPHQSYAKLSKTYGPLMSLKLGSKATVVVSSANVAREVLQKYDQMFSGRSVTGAAHTLDHHMVSMVWLPVSSQWRNLRKMCKENIFATQRLDTSQGLRQEKLQELRHYLHRSSVSRKAVNVGDAAFTTSLNLISRTLFSKDFADYDSDSSQELQEIVWGVMKNVGAFTLSDYFPVLRVIDPQGIMRDAKFYFQKLFDIFDDIINERLQVRGTSEAKKNDLLEALLDHSIKNEFEFGRNDLKHLLLDLFVAGADTTSTTVEWAMAELLRSPDKFAKARAELKEIIGQEEVVQESDISRLPYLQAVIKETFRLHPAAPLLVPHKANEDVEINGYIVPKNTQVLINAWASGRDPTTWSDPEIFEPERFLDRDIDARGQHFELIPFGAGRRICPGLPLAYRMVHLMLAAFIHNIDWKLEEGMKPEDLDMDEKFGLSVPKALPLEAIPVKL; this is encoded by the exons atgctAATGGATACTATAGTGTCTTACCTTGTACTCTATTTTGTCATCTGGGCATGCTTCTATCTGCTGACATCAAATTTAAGGTCCCGAAAATCAGCCACCAGACTTCCTCCGGGGCCCTATTCGTTTCCAATCATCGGTAATCTCCTTCAGGTTGGCCAAAATCCTCATCAATCATATGCAAAACTGTCTAAAACTTATGGACCTTTGATGTCTCTTAAGCTAGGAAGCAAAGCAACCGTAGTCGTATCATCTGCAAATGTTGCAAGAGAAGTGCTACAAAAATATGACCAGATGTTTTCGGGCCGATCAGTCACGGGTGCAGCTCATACACTTGATCACCACATGGTGTCTATGGTCTGGCTGCCTGTGTCCAGCCAATGGCGGAACCTTCGCAAGATGTGCAAAGAGAATATCTTTGCAACACAAAGACTCGATACCAGCCAAGGCCTTCGTCAAGAAAAGCTTCAAGAATTACGCCATTATTTGCATAGGTCCAGCGTTAGCAGGAAAGCTGTGAATGTTGGTGATGCAGCCTTCACAACCTCTCTGAACTTAATATCCAGGACTCTATTTTCTAAAGATTTTGCCGACTATGATTCTGATTCGTCTCAAGAACTCCAAGAGATTGTGTGGGGGGTGATGAAAAATGTTGGCGCTTTTACTCTCTCAGATTACTTTCCAGTTCTACGGGTGATTGATCCCCAGGGCATCATGAGGGACGCCAAGTTCTATTTCCAAAAGTTGTTTGATATTTTTGATGATATCATTAATGAACGGCTACAAGTCAGAGGTACATCAGAGGCTAAGAAGAATGATCTGTTGGAAGCACTCTTGGATCATAGCATAAAGAATGAGTTTGAGTTCGGCCGCAATGATCTCAAACATTTGCTTTTG GATCTATTTGTGGCAGGAGCAGACACTACTTCAACCACTGTGGAATGGGCAATGGCAGAGTTACTACGCAGCCCTGATAAGTTTGCTAAAGCTAGAGCGGAGCTCAAGGAAATCATTGGACAGGAGGAAGTAGTCCAAGAATCAGATATCTCGAGGCTCCCTTACTTGCAAGCAGTAATCAAAGAAACCTTTCGGCTACACCCTGCAGCACCATTACTTGTTCCTCACAAAGCAAACGAGGATGTAGAAATCAATGGTTACATAGTGCCAAAGAACACACAAGTACTTATCAATGCGTGGGCTTCGGGTAGAGATCCGACAACGTGGTCAGATCCTGAGATTTTTGAGCCAGAGCGATTTTTAGACAGGGACATTGATGCAAGAGGCCAGCATTTCGAGCTCATTCCCTTTGGTGCAGGGAGGAGAATATGTCCAGGATTGCCTCTGGCTTATCGGATGGTACACCTGATGCTAGCTGCTTTCATTCACAACATTGACTGGAAACTTGAAGAGGGAATGAAACCAGAAGATTTGGACATGGATGAAAAATTTGGGTTGTCAGTTCCAAAGGCTTTGCCTCTGGAGGCTATTCCAGTTAAGCTGTGA